Genomic DNA from Mycobacteriales bacterium:
CCCCGACGATCCTCGCCCACGGCCCGGACCACCTGCGGGAGCGCTTCCTGCTGCCGATCCTCACCGGCGAGCACACCTGGTGCCAGCTGTTCAGCGAGCCCGGCGCCGGCTCCGACCTGGCCGGGCTGACGACGCGCGCCGTGCTCGACGGCGACACGTGGATCGTCAACGGCCAGAAGGTCTGGAACACCAGCGCCCACCACGCCGACCTCGGCCTGCTCGCCGCCCGCTCCGACTGGGACGTGCCCAAGCACCAGGGCATCACCTACCTCGCCATCCCGATGCACCAGCCCGGGGTCACGGTGCGCCCGCTGCGCCAGATGAACGGCCACGCGTCGTTCAACGAGGTCTTCTTCACCGACGCGCGGGTGCCCGCCGACCACGTCATCGGTGAGATCGGGGGCGGCTGGGCGGTGGCGCGTACGACGCTGGCGCACGAACGCCGCTTCGGTGCGATGCGCCCCGCGCCGTACGCCGACCGGCAGGGACGCGCGGTGGACGAGGCGCGCGCCGAGATGGCAGAGCACTTCGCGCCGTACGTCTGGTATCCCCAGCGCGCCGGGCGGGTCGACCTGCTCGTCGAGCGGGCGAAGGCGAGCGGCCGCGCGCACGACCCCGCGGTGCGCCAGGAGATCGCCCGGGTGCTGTCGCTGCAACGGGCCAGCGCCTGGACGGCCGAGCGGGCACGGGCCAACCGGGCGGCCGGCCGCGAGCCCGGACCGGAGGGCTCGATCGGCAAGCTGGCGCTGAGCCAGGTGGCCCGCGCCGCGGCGCGAGCGCACTCGCTGATCGCCGGGCCGACCGGGATGCTGGCGGGGCCCGACGCGCCACTCGGCGGCACGATCACCGAGGTGCTGCTGTCGGTGCCGGCGCAGTCGATCGCCGGCGGCACCGACGAGGTGCAGAAGAACATCGTGGCCGAGCGGCTCCTCGGCCTGCCGCGCGAGCCAGACCTCGGCATCGGTGAGCGACCGTTCCGCGAGCTGCCGCGCAACGCCTGACCGCGCCAACCTGGAAGAAGCGGCCCGCTACTGCGCTCGGTATGCGAGCATTCCGCCCGTGGTGGGGGGAGACGAGATCACGCCCGGCGGCCCGCCGGAGGACCGGGCCAAGCCTTGGCACCTGCTGCTCGTGGTGCTGCTCGCGGTTGCGGTCGGCGGGGTCATCTACTGGGCTGTGGG
This window encodes:
- a CDS encoding acyl-CoA dehydrogenase family protein — encoded protein: MTETADGVRREFRGWLQGHWDPDLSLLTWRRLLAEARWAAPSWPERWHGRGLPAWADDVVASEIQAHGAVGTPMGVGMGLAAPTILAHGPDHLRERFLLPILTGEHTWCQLFSEPGAGSDLAGLTTRAVLDGDTWIVNGQKVWNTSAHHADLGLLAARSDWDVPKHQGITYLAIPMHQPGVTVRPLRQMNGHASFNEVFFTDARVPADHVIGEIGGGWAVARTTLAHERRFGAMRPAPYADRQGRAVDEARAEMAEHFAPYVWYPQRAGRVDLLVERAKASGRAHDPAVRQEIARVLSLQRASAWTAERARANRAAGREPGPEGSIGKLALSQVARAAARAHSLIAGPTGMLAGPDAPLGGTITEVLLSVPAQSIAGGTDEVQKNIVAERLLGLPREPDLGIGERPFRELPRNA